In Polyangia bacterium, the genomic stretch CAACTCGGCCAGGCGACCATCGCGGTGACCTCGAGCCAGCGGCTTTTGGTCAATTCGTCGGCGCGGGCGCTGATCAAGACCGGCCAGAGCTGCGGCAATGTCGGGGTGCCGCTCACCGCCGTGCTGTACGGCAGCGCCGGCACCATCGTGCAGGTGGTGAAGCGGGACCGGATCGAGACCCGGCGGGTCGAGGT encodes the following:
- a CDS encoding efflux transporter periplasmic adaptor subunit; protein product: QLGQATIAVTSSQRLLVNSSARALIKTGQSCGNVGVPLTAVLYGSAGTIVQVVKRDRIETRRVEVGLMSGGQVEIRDGLSEGDVVVARAGALLREGDPVRPVTSADAK